Genomic window (Streptomyces sp. NBC_01431):
GTCCAGGCGCCCCGGCTGGGTGGTCCCGCGCGCCGAACTGCTCCGCGCGCTGCCGGGCTCGGGCACCGACGAACACGCGGTGGAGACGGCGATGACCAGGCTCCGCACGGCACTTGGCGCCCCCCGCCTCATCCAGACGGTGGTCAAGCGCGGCTACCGGCTGTCCCTCGACGCGGCGGCCGACGCCAAGTACTCGGACGGCTGAGCGACCGCCGGGCCCGCCGCGGGGCCTGCGCCGTTTACCGTACGGACATGATCACGATTCGCCCCGCGGTCCTCGACGACGCGGCCGCCCTCGCCGCCGCCCTGCTGCGCAACCGGGAGCACATGCGGCCCTGGGAGCCGCACCGGGCCGATGCCTTCTACACGGCCGCCGGCCAGGCGGAGCGGCTCTCGGATGTGGGGGCGCACCGACTCGTCTGTGCCGACGGCGACCGGATCGTCGGGCTCGCCACGCTGTCCGGGGTCGCGCTCGGGCCGTTCTGCAGCGCGAGCCTCGGGTACTGGGTCGACGCCGAGTACACCGGCCGGGGCCTGGCCACCCGTGCCGTCGAGGAGACCTGCCGGCTGGCGCTCGACCGGCTCGGACTGCACCGCGTCGAGGCGGGCACCGTGCCGCACAACACCGCCTCCCAGCGCGTCCTGCGCAAGACCGGCTTCGAGGAGTTCGGACTCGCTCCGCGCTATCTGCACATCGACGGCGAGTGGCGCGACCACCGCCTCTTCCAGCGGATCCTGCACGACGGGCCGCCCGCACGGTGACCGCCCGGCCAACCGGCCGGTAGGAGGGGTTCCGGGGGCGGCCCGCGGCGGGCACTCTGGGGGGTGGCACTCACCGGTAACCCCTAGGCGGTGACAGGCGCATGGTGCGGTTCGACTCGGGGCGGATCTGTCTGGATCTGCTGGCGACCGGGGCGTACGAGAGAGAACAGCTCGACAGCACCGCACAGTTGGGTCAATGGCTGCTGCGGGCCGGCCTGGTCCCCCGCGGCACGCCGCTCACCCGACTCGACGGCGACTGGCCGGCCCGGTTCATCGAACTGCGCTACTGCATCGGCCAGTTGGTCATGGCCGAGCTGAATGGACCGGTCGGCGGCGCGCCCGCCGCACTCGACCGGGTCAACGCGCTCGCCGCCGCCGCACCCCCGGGCGTACGTGCGATCCGGGGCGCCGACGGCGGACTCGTACGCACCCTGAGCCGCGCCCCCGAATGCGGCGCGCTGCTCGCCGCCGTCGCCCGCGACGCCGTCGACCTGCTCACCGACCCCGAGGCGCGGGCCCGGCTGCGCCAGTGCGAGGGCGACAACTGCCGGCTGCTGTATCTGGACACCTCGCGGGGCCGGCGGCGCCGCTGGTGTTCCAGCGAGGTGTGCGGGAACCGGGAGCGGGTCGCCCGCCACCGGCGCCGCGTCGCCGCGCTCTGAGCGGACCCCGCTCCGCGGGCCCGAGCCCGATCAGGACCGAGCCCGAACAGCCCCGGGTCCGCCGGGCACGGGTCTGAGCAGGCCGGAGAAAGAAAAACCCGCCGCTTTTGAATGGTTCCCGTCAACCATCCGTATGGGGAGGTGTACCGGCGCGCAGCCGCACGCCGGAATGGTCTCGACCTGGAGGTGCCGGTTGCGCAAGGATGCCGCCGTGGCCGATGACCGCCCACTCGGGGCCCGGCACCGCTCCGTGCCCGACGAGGAGCTGATGAGGGCGCTGTACCGCGAACACGCGGGACCGCTGCTCGCGTACGTCATGCGCCTGGTCGCGGGGGACCGCCAGCGCGCCGAGGACGTCGTGCAGGAAACGCTCATCCGTGCCTGGAAGAACGCCGGTCAGCTCAACCGGGCCACCGGTTCGGTCCGCCCCTGGCTGGTGACGGTCGCGCGCCGCATCGTCATCGACGCCCACCGCAGCCGGCAGGCCCGGCCGCAGGAGGTCGATCCGTCGCCGCTGGAGGTCATGCCCGCGGAGGACGAGATCGACAAGGCGTTGTGGCTGATGACCCTCTCCGACGCGCTCGACGACCTGACCCCGGCCCACCGGGAGGCGCTGGTCGAGACGTACTTCAAGGGCCGTACGGTCAATGAGGCGGCCCAGGCGCTGGGCGTACCCAGCGGGACCGTGCGGTCCCGGGTGTTCTACGCACTGCGCTCCATGAAACTCGCACTGGAGGAACGGGGGGTGACGGCATGACGACCGGGGAATTCGCCGAGGGCTCGCTGCACGAGGCGGTCGGCGCTTACGCGCTCGGCATCCTCGACGACGCCGAGGCCACCGCCTTCGAGGCGCACCTCGCCGGCTGCGAGCTGTGCGCCGCGGAACTCGACGCCCTCGCGGGCATGGAACCGATGCTGGCCACCCTGAAGGAGTTCCCGGGCCCCGCCGCCCAGCCGCTGCGGCCGGTCCCGCCCGGGATGACCGAGGCCCTGATCGGCCAGGTCGCGGCCCAGCGCGTCAAGCGCCGCAAGCGCGCCACGTATCTGCTCGCGGCCGCGGCCGCGCTGATCTTCGGGGGACCGGCGGTCGCCGTCGTGGTGGCCTCCGAGGACACCGGCACCCACCAGAGCGCCGAGGCGCACCCGACCAGCCCCGCCGAGGACGCCTTCTTCAACCACATGAGCCAGAAGGTCTCGGCCACCGACCCGGCGACCCAGGTCACCGCGACCGTGGGCACCGAGGCCAAGGCCTGGGGCACCCACACCGTCCTGGAGCTGAAGAACGTCAAGGGCCCGCTGAAGTGCAGCCTGATCGCGGTCGCCAAGAACGGCGAGCAGGAGACGGTGACGTCCTGGGCCGTGCCGAACTGGGGCTACGGCATCAAGGACAGCCCGCACCCGTCGGCGAAGTACCCGCTGTACGTGCACGGCGGCACCGCGCTGAACCGCGACCAGATCGACCACTTCGAGGTCCGTACGTTCGACGGGAAGGCCCTCGTGGACGTCCCGGCGTGAGCCGCGCCCGGCCCCCCTCGTCCCGACATGCGGTCGGACGCCGAATTGTGGCCTGACACAGGGTCCCCCGTCGCGTACGGTTGACGGCTGCCCAATGCACGTCAGAAGGGGGCCTCGGTGGCCGCGCAGGATGCCGCTGTCGATTCCGCTGCCGGTACCTCCGAATCCGCTGTGGATTCGGTCCGGGAACGCGAAATCGCTGGGGAACAGGTACATCTCGACCAGGTGTACCGCCGCCTGGAGGAGAAGATCCACGAGGCGGAGTTCCTGATGAACGACGCCGCCAAGCGCGGTCAGGTCGGAACGCCCGGCGCACTCGCCGAACGCGACGCCCAGGTCTTCCGGGCGGGGGTCCACCTCAACCGGCTCAACAACGAGTTCGAGGACTTCCTCTTCGGCCGGATCGACCTGCTGCTCGGCAAGGACGGCAAGAAGGGCCCGGACGGCGCGTACACCTCGGTCGATCCGGCCGAGGACGCCGTGCGCCCCGACGGCACGGCCGACATCGCGGAAACCCTCCACATCGGCCGGATCGGCGTGCTGGACGCCGACTACTCGCCGCTGGTCATCGACTGGCGGGCACCGGCCGCGGCGCCGTTCTACCGCTCGACGCCGGTCGACCCCGGCCGGGTCGTACGCCGCCGGGTCATCCGGTCCAAGGGCCGCAAGGTGCTCGGCGTCGAGGACGACCTGATGCGCCCCGAGCTCAAGGCGACCCTGGACGGCGCCGAGCTGCCCGTCATCGGCGACGGCGCGCTGATGGCGGCGCTCGGCCAGGCCCGCAGCCACACCATGCGGGACATCGTGGCCTCCATCCAGGCCGAACAGGACCTGGTGATCCGCGCCCCGGCCGCCTCCGTGACGTACGTCGAGGGCGGCCCCGGCACCGGCAAGACCGCCGTCGCGCTGCACCGCGCGGCCTATCTGCTCTACCAGGACCGGCGCCGCTACGCGGGCGGCATCCTGATCGTCTCGCCGACCCCGCTGCTCGTGGCGTACACCGAGGGCGTGCTGCCCTCGCTCGGCGAGGAGGGCCAGGTCGCGATCCGTGCGGTCGGCAACCTCGTGGACGGCGCGGAGGCGACCGAGTACGACGACCCCGCGGTCGCCCGCATCAAGGGTTCCTCGCGGATGCTCCACGTGCTGCGCAAGGCCGCCAGGGGCGCCCTGGAAGGCCCTGGGGAGAACAGCGGTCGCTCCAGACGCCGCGGCGGCCGCCAGCTCGCCCTCGGCGAGGAGGCGCCCGCCCCCCAGCCCGGACGGCGGCTTCGGGTCGTCGCGTTCGGCGCCCGCATCGAGCTGGAGGCGGACGAACTGCGCCACATCCGCCAGAGCGTGCTCGGCGGCACCGCGCCCGTCAACCTGCTGCGCCCGCGCGCCCGCAGGCTGCTGCTCGACGCGTTGTGGGCCAAGTCCGGCGCGGCCGGGCGCCACACCGACCCGGAACTCGCCGCCGAACTGCGCTCCTCCTTCGACGACGACATCTCCTCCGAGGACAGCTTCATCGCCTTCCTCGACGCGTGGTGGCCGGAGCTCACCCCGCGCGGGGTGCTCGCCGCGATGGCCGACGAGCGGCGCCTCGCGCGCTGGGCCCGGCGCACCCTCAACCAGGGCGAGGTGCGCCGTCTCGCCCGCTCGCTGGCCCGGACCGCCGAGGGCGCCTTCTCGGTGCACGACGTGGCGCTCCTGGACGAGTTGGAGACGCTGCTCGGCGCCCCGGCGAGGCCGCGCAGGAAGCGCGAGTACGACCCGCTGGACGCGCTCACCGGCCTCGAAGAGCTGATGCCGCAGCGCGAGGAGAGCCAGCGCGAGCGCGCGGAGCGGCTCGCCCAGGAGCGCACCGAGTACGCGCACGTCATCGTGGACGAGGCGCAGGACCTGACACCCATGCAGTGGCGGATGGTCGGCCGCCGCGGCCGCACCGCAACCTGGACGGTGGTCGGCGACCCCGCCCAGTCCTCGTGGTCCGACCCGGACGAGGCGGCCGAGGCCCGCGACGAGGCGCTGGGCAGCCGCCCGCGCCGCCGCTTCGAGCTCACGGTGAACTACCGCAACCCGGCCGAGATCGCCGAACTGGCCGCCAAGGTACTGGAGTTGGCGATGCCGGGCATGAAGTCCCCGGCCGCGGTCCGCTCGACGGGGGTGGAGCCGCGGTTCGCCCCCGTGCGCGACGGGGACCTCGCCCGGTCCGTACGGGAGGAGGCGGCGCGGCTGCTCGACCAGGTGGACGGCACGGTCGGCGTCGTCGTCGCGATGCGGCGCCGCGACCAGGCTGCGCGCTGGCTGGCGGGGCTCGGGGAGCGCGTCGTGGCGCTGGGCAGCCTGGAGGCGAAGGGCCTGGAGTACGACGCCACCGTTGTCGTGTCCCCGGCGGAGATCGCGGACGAGTCTCCGGCCGGACTGCGGGTCCTGTACGTGGCGCTGACCCGGGCGACCCAGCAGCTCACGGTCATCTCCGGCGAGCGCGACGAGCCCGACGCGGACGGGGTGCCGGACCTTCTGCGCGATTGAATGTGAGTCAACACGCGATGCGGGGATCACTTCCCGGGGTGGTTTGTTAGCCTGGGTGTGGCACCGGCTCGATCCAAGCCCCCGGGCCCAACCTTAGTCGCTTAGAGCGACCACTTGCCGCGAGGCGAGCATGGCGGGTCGGTGTCATTAACGTGAGCGACAGGCCCACGTCATCTGCGGATGGCGTGGGCCTGTTGTTGTTGGTGGAAGGTGGGCGGGGCCGTCGGTCCCTCGTCGGTCAATCCTCGGTCCGTCCTTGGTCCGTCCTCGGTCACTCATCGGTCCGGATCGGCGGCAGGGGCTTCCGTCGGACTGTCAATTTCTCGTATGGTGGAAATTACTTTCCGAAAAAGGGCGCCCATTATCGGCTACCAGCCAGTAGGTGCGACCATCGGATAGCGCCGCCTTGCGCCACAGCCGGGCGGCGCTGGCAACGAAGCTAGGGAAAGCAGAGGAACCCGGTCATGGCAACGGCGCCCAGCGTCTCGTACTCGATGACGGCCCGGCTGGAGGTCCCCGCGAGCGGGACCGCGGTCAGCCAGCTCACCACGGCCGTGGAGTCCTCCGGAGGCTCGGTCACCGGCCTCGACGTGACCGCCTCCGGCCACGAGAAGCTGCGCATCGACGTCACCATCGCGGCGACCTCGACCGCGCACGCGGACGAGATCGTCGACAAGCTCCGCTCGGTCGAGGGCGTCGAGGTCGGCAAGGTCTCCGACCGTACGTTCCTGATGCACCTCGGCGGCAAGATCGAGATGGCGTCCAAGCACCCCATCCGCAACCGTGACGACCTCTCGATGATCTACACCCCGGGCGTGGCCCGCGTGTGCATGGCGATCGCCGAGAACCCCGAGGACGCCCGCCGCCTCACCATCAAGCGCAACTCCGTCGCAGTCGTGACGGACGGCTCCGCGGTACTCGGCCTCGGCAACATCGGCCCGATGGCCGCGCTGCCCGTCATGGAGGGCAAGGCCGCCCTCTTCAAGCGCTTCGCCGGCATCGACGCCTGGCCGATCTGCCTGGACACCCAGGACACCGACGCCATCGTCGAGATCGTCAAGGCGATCGCCCCCGGCTTCGCGGGCATCAACCTCGAAGACATCTCCGCGCCCCGCTGCTTCGAGATCGAGGCCCGGCTGCGCGAGGCCCTCGACATCCCCGTCTTCCACGACGACCAGCACGGCACCGCGATCGTGGTGCTCGCCTCGCTGACCAACGCACTGCGCGTGGTGGGCAAGGGAATTGGGGACGTACGCGTCGTCATGTCCGGCGCCGGCGCGGCCGGTACGGCCATCCTCAAGCTGCTGCTCGCCGCCGGTGTCAAGAACGCCGTCGTCGCCGACATCCACGGCGTCGTGCACGCGGGCCGCGCCGACCTGGTCGACGCGAGCCCCGAGTCGGCGCTGCGCTGGATCGCCGACAACACCAACCCCGAGGGTCTGACCGGCACCCTCAAGGAGGCCGTCGTCGGCGCCGACGTCTTCATCGGCGTCTCCGCCCCGAACGTCCTGAACGGCGACGACGTGGCCGCCATGGCCGACGGCGCGATCGTGTTCGCGCTCGCGAACCCGGACCCCGAGGTCGACCCCGCAATCGCCCGCCAGACCGCGGCAGTTGTGGCCACCGGCCGCTCGGACTTCCCCAACCAGATCAACAACGTGCTGGTCTTCCCGGGCGTCTTCCGGGGCCTGCTGGACGCTCAGTCCCGCACTGTCAACACCGAGATGATGCTGGCCGCCGCGGGCGCGCTCGCGGACGTCGTGGCGGAGAACGAGCTCAACGCGAACTACATCATCCCGTCGGTCTTCAACGACAAGGTCGCCGGGGCCGTCGCGGGAGCCGTGCGCAACGCCGCCAAGTCCGCCGGCGCCACTGTGACGGGCCCCACGTCGGTCTGAGCTCCGGCGCGTCGCGGGATGCGGGCCAAGTAACGCCCCCTTAGGGTGGCGGACCATGACCCGCATCCGCGCCGGCAGCCTCCCGGGACTCCTCGGGGGGTCTCTCCACGCAGTGCATACGGAGTCGACGGAGCGTCACCCTGTCGAGGCAGGGGCGCTTTTCGTGTGACTCGGTGTGACTCGGGAGGGTGCCGGATTGGCTTTCCCGCCACAGGTGGGGGCAGGATGCTCCCCCAAGGACTTCGTCCAGGGGGAACCCCCAGGACACGAGGAACGTGAGAACGGACCCGGGTCCGGGGGCTGTCCGAGGGCCCTGGCAGCATCGGCTTCGATCTCACGCCTCACAGGCAAGAAGAACACGGGAGTAACAACATGAACCGCAGTGAGCTGGTGGCCGCGCTGGCCGACCGCGCCGAGGTGACCCGCAAGGACGCCGACGCCGTGCTGGCCGCTCTCGCCGAGACCGTCGGCGAGATCGTCGCCAAGGGCGACGAGAAGGTCACCATCCCCGGCTTCCTGACCTTCGAGCGCACCCACCGTGCCGCTCGTACCGCTCGTAACCCGCAGACCGGCGACCCGATCAACATCCCGGCC
Coding sequences:
- a CDS encoding GNAT family N-acetyltransferase, coding for MITIRPAVLDDAAALAAALLRNREHMRPWEPHRADAFYTAAGQAERLSDVGAHRLVCADGDRIVGLATLSGVALGPFCSASLGYWVDAEYTGRGLATRAVEETCRLALDRLGLHRVEAGTVPHNTASQRVLRKTGFEEFGLAPRYLHIDGEWRDHRLFQRILHDGPPAR
- a CDS encoding CGNR zinc finger domain-containing protein, with amino-acid sequence MVRFDSGRICLDLLATGAYEREQLDSTAQLGQWLLRAGLVPRGTPLTRLDGDWPARFIELRYCIGQLVMAELNGPVGGAPAALDRVNALAAAAPPGVRAIRGADGGLVRTLSRAPECGALLAAVARDAVDLLTDPEARARLRQCEGDNCRLLYLDTSRGRRRRWCSSEVCGNRERVARHRRRVAAL
- a CDS encoding sigma-70 family RNA polymerase sigma factor, with translation MVSTWRCRLRKDAAVADDRPLGARHRSVPDEELMRALYREHAGPLLAYVMRLVAGDRQRAEDVVQETLIRAWKNAGQLNRATGSVRPWLVTVARRIVIDAHRSRQARPQEVDPSPLEVMPAEDEIDKALWLMTLSDALDDLTPAHREALVETYFKGRTVNEAAQALGVPSGTVRSRVFYALRSMKLALEERGVTA
- a CDS encoding anti-sigma factor family protein, with the translated sequence MTTGEFAEGSLHEAVGAYALGILDDAEATAFEAHLAGCELCAAELDALAGMEPMLATLKEFPGPAAQPLRPVPPGMTEALIGQVAAQRVKRRKRATYLLAAAAALIFGGPAVAVVVASEDTGTHQSAEAHPTSPAEDAFFNHMSQKVSATDPATQVTATVGTEAKAWGTHTVLELKNVKGPLKCSLIAVAKNGEQETVTSWAVPNWGYGIKDSPHPSAKYPLYVHGGTALNRDQIDHFEVRTFDGKALVDVPA
- a CDS encoding HelD family protein; the encoded protein is MAAQDAAVDSAAGTSESAVDSVREREIAGEQVHLDQVYRRLEEKIHEAEFLMNDAAKRGQVGTPGALAERDAQVFRAGVHLNRLNNEFEDFLFGRIDLLLGKDGKKGPDGAYTSVDPAEDAVRPDGTADIAETLHIGRIGVLDADYSPLVIDWRAPAAAPFYRSTPVDPGRVVRRRVIRSKGRKVLGVEDDLMRPELKATLDGAELPVIGDGALMAALGQARSHTMRDIVASIQAEQDLVIRAPAASVTYVEGGPGTGKTAVALHRAAYLLYQDRRRYAGGILIVSPTPLLVAYTEGVLPSLGEEGQVAIRAVGNLVDGAEATEYDDPAVARIKGSSRMLHVLRKAARGALEGPGENSGRSRRRGGRQLALGEEAPAPQPGRRLRVVAFGARIELEADELRHIRQSVLGGTAPVNLLRPRARRLLLDALWAKSGAAGRHTDPELAAELRSSFDDDISSEDSFIAFLDAWWPELTPRGVLAAMADERRLARWARRTLNQGEVRRLARSLARTAEGAFSVHDVALLDELETLLGAPARPRRKREYDPLDALTGLEELMPQREESQRERAERLAQERTEYAHVIVDEAQDLTPMQWRMVGRRGRTATWTVVGDPAQSSWSDPDEAAEARDEALGSRPRRRFELTVNYRNPAEIAELAAKVLELAMPGMKSPAAVRSTGVEPRFAPVRDGDLARSVREEAARLLDQVDGTVGVVVAMRRRDQAARWLAGLGERVVALGSLEAKGLEYDATVVVSPAEIADESPAGLRVLYVALTRATQQLTVISGERDEPDADGVPDLLRD
- a CDS encoding NAD-dependent malic enzyme, producing the protein MATAPSVSYSMTARLEVPASGTAVSQLTTAVESSGGSVTGLDVTASGHEKLRIDVTIAATSTAHADEIVDKLRSVEGVEVGKVSDRTFLMHLGGKIEMASKHPIRNRDDLSMIYTPGVARVCMAIAENPEDARRLTIKRNSVAVVTDGSAVLGLGNIGPMAALPVMEGKAALFKRFAGIDAWPICLDTQDTDAIVEIVKAIAPGFAGINLEDISAPRCFEIEARLREALDIPVFHDDQHGTAIVVLASLTNALRVVGKGIGDVRVVMSGAGAAGTAILKLLLAAGVKNAVVADIHGVVHAGRADLVDASPESALRWIADNTNPEGLTGTLKEAVVGADVFIGVSAPNVLNGDDVAAMADGAIVFALANPDPEVDPAIARQTAAVVATGRSDFPNQINNVLVFPGVFRGLLDAQSRTVNTEMMLAAAGALADVVAENELNANYIIPSVFNDKVAGAVAGAVRNAAKSAGATVTGPTSV
- a CDS encoding HU family DNA-binding protein, which gives rise to MNRSELVAALADRAEVTRKDADAVLAALAETVGEIVAKGDEKVTIPGFLTFERTHRAARTARNPQTGDPINIPAGYSVKVSAGSKLKEAAKGK